The nucleotide window ATGAGGATAGGGGCCTGAGTGGTGGCGGTCGGTCGAGGGCAGACGCCAGCCGGGGCTTGCGCGGCTGGCGTCCGCCCGGGTCGCGTGAAAAAGCTACACGTGCCCTTTCTTCGCAAGCACGTAGTAGATGACAAGCCCGACCCCCGCCAAGATGAGGCTGAGGCTTGAGGTCACCATTGGTCGCACGTTCTCAGGCACGATGAACAGCCCGATGACCAAGCCGAGGCCGGCACCAATGAGCACCAAGCCCCACTTCAGCGCTGAGCTTGCTGCTGCCTCGCTGCGAAAGAGGCGAGCAACATCCTCACCAGTCTGACCCTTTTCAATAGCTACCCGGCGAGTCTTGTTTTCGGCCAGCACCTTCACAATCCAAGCGATGCTGGCAAAGAAGGCCACAGAGACGACCATTGGCACGAGGTATTCCATGTGCGTTTCCTCCCTGTTTGGAACGCCTGCTTAGCCACACATTCCATCAGACTGGCAAGGGGCAAAAATGTTGCAGCACGCCGGCTCGGCCGTGCAACATCCTCAGGGGCTGTCGGTCAAACAGGGTGTGAGGAGGAGGCAGAGCGTCACAAGCGAAAAAGAGCTGCTTTCTTCGGTCCTGGCTGGCGACTGGGATGCTTTCCGCCTGCTGGTGGAGCGCTTCCAGGGACTGGTGGGGCACATCGTGTTTCGTTTGGTGAAGGAGCCGGATGACCGCGCGGACTTGTGTCAGGAGGTCTTCCTGCGCGTGTACCGGCACCTGCCGCACTTTCGCGGCGAATGCAAGTTATCGACCTGGATCGCACAGATCGCATACAACACCTGCCTGAACTGGTTGCAGAAGAAGCGGCCGGACGTGTATGGGCTGGACGGAGAGGACAATGTGTCGCTGGATGAGCTCCCCGGGCATTTGCCCTCCCCGGAAGAGACCGCCACCAGACAGGATCTTGCCGCGCACCTGGAGCAGGAGATTATGGCCTTGCCATTGCCTTACCGGACCATTCTGACCTTGTACCATGTGGAGGAGATGAGCTACGAGGAGATTGGGCGAGTGATGGGTTTCCCGCAGGGGACGGTGAAAAGCTATCTTTTTCGCGCCAGACGGAGACTGAAGGAAAGGCTGCTGAGCCGCTACGGGCGGGAGGAACTATGAAGGGTCACCCCACTGATTGGCAACTTCAGCAGTGGATAGAGGACGGCGCCCCGCAGACTGGGGAGGTGGGCGAGCACGTGAGGCGCTGCGAGGAATGCGCGCGGGAGGCAAGGAGTTATGTCCAGCTGTGGCAGACTCTGGCTCGTCCCCCGGAAGTCGTGCTGCGTGCGCACTTTGCGCAAAGGGTTGCGGCCCGGGTGCGGGCGCAGCGCCGTCGAGACTGGCTCGTCCAGGT belongs to candidate division KSB1 bacterium and includes:
- a CDS encoding sigma-70 family RNA polymerase sigma factor translates to MLQHAGSAVQHPQGLSVKQGVRRRQSVTSEKELLSSVLAGDWDAFRLLVERFQGLVGHIVFRLVKEPDDRADLCQEVFLRVYRHLPHFRGECKLSTWIAQIAYNTCLNWLQKKRPDVYGLDGEDNVSLDELPGHLPSPEETATRQDLAAHLEQEIMALPLPYRTILTLYHVEEMSYEEIGRVMGFPQGTVKSYLFRARRRLKERLLSRYGREEL